The following coding sequences lie in one Mustelus asterias unplaced genomic scaffold, sMusAst1.hap1.1 HAP1_SCAFFOLD_1741, whole genome shotgun sequence genomic window:
- the LOC144488652 gene encoding MOB kinase activator 2-like isoform X2 yields the protein MVLQAVGKALGYKKRKTAKSKPDEKLPSTEEKKLYLEAEYTSARVSDADLPMLVSLPSEIDQNEWLANNTMTFFNHINLQYSAISEFCTAETCPVMNACNIQYFWTDERGKKIKCTAPQYIDLVMTHIQKLLTDEEIFPTKYGKDFPSSFESLVQKICRYLFHVLAHIYCAHFKEVVALELYPHLNTVYMHFLIFVREFNLIDPKETAVMRDLTDVLLCGGSLPG from the exons GAAGACTGCAAAATCAAAGCCGGATGAAAAGCTGCCTTCGACTGAAGAGAAGAAGTTGTATTTGGAGGCAGAGTACACCTCAGCCCGAGTGTCTGATGCAGATTTGCCCATGCTTGTGAGCTTGCCTAGCGAGATTGACCAGAATGAATGGTTGGCCAATAACA CAATGACATTCTTCAATCACATAAACCTGCAGTACAGTGCTATCTCTGAGTTCTGCACAGCAGAGACATGTCCAGTGATGAATGCATGCAACAT TCAGTACTTCTGGACAGATGAGCGAGGGAAGAAAATAAAGTGTACTGCACCTCAGTATATTGACTTAGTGATGACGCACATCCAAAAACTACTGACCGATGAGGAAATCTTCCCTACCAAGTATG GTAAAGACTTCCCGAGTTCCTTTGAATCCCTCGTTCAGAAGATCTGCCGCTACCTCTTCCACGTTCTCGCTCACATCTACTGTGCCCACTTCAAGGAGGTTGTGGCCCTTGAACTGTACCCGCACCTCAATACTGTCTACATGCACTTTCTGATCTTTGTCAGGGAGTTCAATCTCATCGACCCCAAGGAAACGGCCGTGATGAGGGACTTAACGGATGTTCTGCTCTGTG GCGGTTCACTCCCAGGCTAG
- the LOC144488652 gene encoding MOB kinase activator 2-like isoform X1 yields the protein MVLQAVGKALGYKKRKTAKSKPDEKLPSTEEKKLYLEAEYTSARVSDADLPMLVSLPSEIDQNEWLANNTMTFFNHINLQYSAISEFCTAETCPVMNACNIQYFWTDERGKKIKCTAPQYIDLVMTHIQKLLTDEEIFPTKYGKDFPSSFESLVQKICRYLFHVLAHIYCAHFKEVVALELYPHLNTVYMHFLIFVREFNLIDPKETAVMRDLTDVLLCGEPQPQNHVDHR from the exons GAAGACTGCAAAATCAAAGCCGGATGAAAAGCTGCCTTCGACTGAAGAGAAGAAGTTGTATTTGGAGGCAGAGTACACCTCAGCCCGAGTGTCTGATGCAGATTTGCCCATGCTTGTGAGCTTGCCTAGCGAGATTGACCAGAATGAATGGTTGGCCAATAACA CAATGACATTCTTCAATCACATAAACCTGCAGTACAGTGCTATCTCTGAGTTCTGCACAGCAGAGACATGTCCAGTGATGAATGCATGCAACAT TCAGTACTTCTGGACAGATGAGCGAGGGAAGAAAATAAAGTGTACTGCACCTCAGTATATTGACTTAGTGATGACGCACATCCAAAAACTACTGACCGATGAGGAAATCTTCCCTACCAAGTATG GTAAAGACTTCCCGAGTTCCTTTGAATCCCTCGTTCAGAAGATCTGCCGCTACCTCTTCCACGTTCTCGCTCACATCTACTGTGCCCACTTCAAGGAGGTTGTGGCCCTTGAACTGTACCCGCACCTCAATACTGTCTACATGCACTTTCTGATCTTTGTCAGGGAGTTCAATCTCATCGACCCCAAGGAAACGGCCGTGATGAGGGACTTAACGGATGTTCTGCTCTGTGGTGAGCCACAGCCCCAGAACCATGTTGACCACAGATGA